From a region of the Candidatus Methylacidiphilales bacterium genome:
- the nuoB gene encoding NADH-quinone oxidoreductase subunit NuoB, translating to MFVLDTLVNRLKRGCETMPYPKGPAPALPDRHGGALKVEAARCGEGCDDCIPVCPTEAITRLPSKNVALDLGRCIFCAACVEACPQDAITQTGDHRMAVRRREDLVLGETGNEEVRLADALDKKLRKLFGRSLRLRQVSAGGCNACEADVNVLGTIGWDLSRFGIQFVASPRHADGLLITGPVTKGMELALKKTWDAVPEPKIVIAVGACAIAGGPFVGNPQILNGAASVVPVDLYIPGCPPHPLTILDGLLRLLGRLEEKLDVATNAKR from the coding sequence CACTTTAGTTAATCGTTTGAAGCGCGGCTGCGAGACGATGCCTTATCCCAAAGGCCCGGCTCCCGCGCTGCCCGACCGTCATGGCGGCGCGCTCAAGGTCGAGGCGGCCCGATGCGGAGAGGGGTGCGACGATTGTATTCCGGTGTGCCCGACAGAGGCTATTACAAGATTGCCATCCAAAAACGTTGCGCTTGATCTTGGCCGTTGCATCTTTTGCGCCGCCTGTGTGGAAGCCTGCCCGCAGGATGCCATTACTCAAACCGGCGACCATCGCATGGCCGTACGCCGCCGCGAAGATCTCGTACTTGGCGAAACCGGAAATGAAGAGGTCCGGCTGGCCGATGCGCTGGACAAAAAACTGCGCAAACTCTTTGGCCGCTCGTTGCGCCTGCGGCAGGTAAGTGCGGGCGGCTGCAACGCTTGTGAGGCTGACGTGAACGTGCTCGGCACGATCGGGTGGGACCTGAGCCGTTTCGGCATCCAGTTTGTGGCATCGCCCCGCCATGCCGATGGGTTGCTCATTACGGGACCGGTGACGAAAGGCATGGAGCTGGCGCTGAAAAAGACATGGGACGCGGTGCCGGAGCCGAAGATTGTCATTGCGGTCGGCGCCTGCGCGATTGCAGGGGGGCCTTTCGTCGGGAATCCGCAGATTCTGAATGGGGCGGCTTCTGTCGTGCCCGTGGATCTCTACATTCCCGGTTGTCCTCCGCACCCATTGACCATTCTTGACGGGCTCCTGCGCCTGCTCGGGCGGTTGGAAGAGAAGCTTGATGTAGCGACGAATGCGAAACGTTAG